One region of Salvia miltiorrhiza cultivar Shanhuang (shh) chromosome 3, IMPLAD_Smil_shh, whole genome shotgun sequence genomic DNA includes:
- the LOC131018967 gene encoding uncharacterized protein LOC131018967, with product MEQMVRESEGRVARRVEESLFTRLKNWAEETFGCMRCRCSHSTDVRQPMPAPRPQSDRRREPEPETEPETEPETEDAPSQQRSPAHEAPARDAGHSGSDDYQTPPGPHTGFGVPTTFGAGLQLTPYLGPRYSYTEQPSSSAHPFEPPRSSLPILAEAGYSQEEMERLWQQFSGGASASGATPAIPLSVCPPPPEDAQLRRSYRERQPSAALRSPYVHSNEPKPVDNKYIQGFTRMAERLRGGNYRKLVVTESGHPIKRQFWVTLMNRTKELEPEHVDAYMMTLRHRLVSGTDLLQDIDHRSHIILDAEFFTYLDREYNELMANARRMFSSPSEQRFI from the exons ATGGAGCAGATGGTGCGCGAGAGTGAGGGCCGGGTGGCGAGGCGTGTGGAGGAGAGCCTATTCACGAGGCTGAAGAATTGGGCAGAGGAGACCTTTGGGTGTATGCGTTGCCGATGCTCGCATAGCACCGATGTACGTCAGCCCATGCCTGCTCCAAGACCTCAATCGGACAGGCGACGAGAGCCCGAGCCCGAGACGGAGCCCGAGACGGAGCCCGAGACGGAGGATGCGCCATCACAGCAGAGGTCCCCTGCACACGAGGCGCCTGCTAGGGACGCGGGTCACTCCGGCAGTGATGATTATCAAACCCCACCGGGCCCGCATACTGGTTTTGGTGTGCCCACGACTTTTGGGGCTGGCCTACAGTTGACCCCATATCTGGGGCCACGCTACTCGTACACTGAGCAGCCCTCGAGCTCAGCACACCCATTCGAGCCGCCTCGTTCTTCGCTGCCGATTCTGGCCGAGGCTGGATATTCTCAGGAAGAGATGGAGCGTTTATGGCAGCAGTTTAGTGGG GGAGCTTCTGCTTCTGGGGCAACACCTGCCATTCCCCTCAGTGTTTGTCCACCACCACCAGAGGATGCGCAACTGCGCCGAAGCTACCGTGAGCGGCAGCCTTCGGCTGCGCTGAGATCCCCATACGTTCACAGCAACGAGCCGAAACCCGTCGACAACAAGTATATTCAGGGATTTACTCGTATGGCGGAGCGTCTCCGTGGTGGGAACTACAGGAAGTTGGTGGTGACAGAGAGTGGGCACCCGATCAAGAGGCAGTTTTGGGTGACTCTCATGAACAGGACTAAAGAGCTCGAGCCCGAG CATGTAGATGCGTACATGATGACGCTGAGGCATAGGCTGGTGAGCGGTACAGACCTGCTTCAGGACATCGATCACAGGAGCCATATCATATTGGATGCGGAATTCTTC